gtactgcatatgttgaattgagagggttaagacccgaccgtaggattaacttgtgctctagataatttgaatatttgagttgttgatgatgttttgattgattctaaactatgaacatggtgaaccgttgccctagattttttagtttatttttctatttattttagtttaaacattgaatcctaaatttcgtgacattgttagttctgccataccttgaaagctagatttaaatagccatctctatGTGGgttcgaccctgcttaccctactacattgttaggaggttttgttaggattttatttttgacgggtgtatGACAGCCTATTAAGAATCTTGAGGTGTTCCTTTATCCGGAAGTTCCTCTTCTTATTTTGACACTTGTTCCTATGCAGGGTGCTGATATAATGTGTCATAAAAAATGATGCACCCTCGTGAGTTCCTAAGTATAACTCATAGGTCGTCAATGATCCAGCGAGTTCCTCAATGTTGAACTTAAACTTACAGAAACTAGGAAAGAAACTGGTACGTACGTCAAGTCTCTGATAGATTAGTATGCACCTTTGCttgttcctgtaccaatttcttagTCAAGGGAACCCAACATGATTTGGGATCCTTCTTGTTAGTAGTAACTGTTAAGAATATAATTAACACAACTACTACTACCACGATACTATatgcattcatataaatgatattcaatatattcatgaagcatataaaataagtACTTTTTAGGCAGAAAAAAATAAGCATAATATAAAGttgcctaaaaattaaaaactccaAGTTCCTTTGGTGTACATATTCATAGTTTGATATATAAGTTccttaaataattttttattaaacttATAATGTCCAAATGTAAAACCAAttagaaaatctgaaatttgtcccacaaaaacaaatttgagaaaatttaaaattgattaaaaagattcaaaattcatttGAACAACTTTTATAAAAATCTTGTGAGGAACATGATTCAAATAAATAGTGTATGCATAAAAAGAATCTCAAACAAAGGACGCTTACCTCAAAAGCATCGATACAAATCCTTTTTATTGCAGCCATCATTTGTTCCTTGGAAAGGTGTTATAGTGAGTTTCTTTCTTGGTCTAAATTTATGTcctagattattatatataacgAATGCAAACATTCTCGTTGTAGTCACTTAAGTTCCTTTGTGTTTCCATTATATGAGTTTCCTTTTCTTCTATGAATCTGTGGAACTTTCATTTTAAATTACAGGAACTTGTTCCTTGTGTGTTGGTTCCTTTGATGGAAGAACAGAAACGTGTTCCATCATTATGGGTCATCATAGTTTGAGAGATACATTCCGCGTAAAACAAACCCAAGGGAAACACTTTGTGCAGCTTAATGTTAGTAGGTTAGTCAAAAGAGATAATTCAATAAAGCATAACAATGGAGTAAACATAAAGTTCCTCAAAAATATTATCCCATATGAAAAGGAATTTCTTCTTTGTTCCTGTAAGCTAAGATCAATTTTTAAAACAGCGTGATCTTGTGCCAAATGTTGGATTGTTCCTCTTTTATAGGCACAACCCAAGTTATTGGGAGTTTGttggagagtaagaagaacgtGGTCAGCAGACGAGTTCCTTAGACATGAGTTCCTTTGACACGAATTCCTCAGACATGAGTTCCTCTGATACGAGTTTCTCAGACACGAGTTCTTCTAACAAGGGCTCCTCACACGagtttgtaatacctcgtattttttcggaatttataaatatatttttaggtatttataaaggattttatgaatttaattacatttaatgtgatttaaatgtattttattataaataatttaatttttaattatttacgaaaaccatattttattaaataaattaaatgaatttatttattcgggaattgttgggtcgtatttcaaaactaTTTTAACTATATTCCGAGCCCAATCCAATTCCGTTGGTAAACCCAACTAGGCTTGCTAGTAATTAATTCTATTTAAACCTAATTGCAAGCCCAACCTAATTTCCTAAAACCTAAGCCCACTAGTGATTGGAAACCTATAAATATAACCCCCCTCTCTTGATCCCCTCACAAAATcagaattttctctctcctctcttgctcTCCTCTCCTTAGTCCGCCCTTTTCCCTTCGTGCGCCCTCAGCCCCCACACACACACCGAGCACCTCGCTCGTGTGTGCCTCGCTGCTCGCCCCTCTCCTCGTGCCTTCGAGCACACTCGCACACCTCGCCTCACTCTCTCTTTTATCTCGCTCTCGCTCTTCGTCGCACGCACACACaacgctgctgctgctgtgctgCGTTGTTGTTGTGTCGAGGGagccagcgcccagcgaggcCTCGCCCCGTGTCGCTGCCCCTGCTCACTCGTGCGCGCCCTGCCCCGCGTTGCACCTGTTGCTGATGTCCGTTCCTTGTGCCGCACACACAGACGGTgctcgtgtgtgttgtgtgttggtGTTCCGTATACTTTTTATCCTAATTCAAttccatatttaaattattatattaaaattattgattttgataatTTAAACTGTtggaaacggttatgaacaccgtatattgatgttttcgtatttgaattcatgagattgattttaattggaAGAGCAATAATATTcagatttaataaaataataaaatgtcaATTTTTATTATCAAAACATGGGTTTTATGATTGCTTATCACTAGGGTTTAAATCCCAACTTAATAGGCAatttatttacataatttaatgatgatttaaattTTGGGAATCAAACTTAATTTTTAGATTTAATATAAAgccttaaagtgttgatttttaatgattttaaaggccaaaagtcaatgtttttgtactaggactttaattgaccaattgagactattaatttatTAAGGAACGATGAATTTCTAATCAAAAAAAGGTTTTAGAATCTATAATAGTTTCTGAAAATTTAgcaaacatggataataattaagattctttattttaattataggaggtgatttatagctttgagtcgtgattcgcaaagtggcccgcgtacttaggtattcaaggtacgtacatgactagggtgaccacccattcCATGAGGATTATGTGATGTTTATTAATTGTGAATCATGTAAACTTaaagtgttgagaattcatgtttgatgtgtgaacaagcataTTGTTCATTTCGATGAACATAATTGTCTAGactcttctaacaatagtccatttcgatgtcatgttcaacaagcaagacccacatgtcttaaattaaccaactttcagaaatccatgccatggaatcatagaatgttgtcttgttgatatggtcgtatgacatttccaaggatatgtggaacacaaatcaaaatatttgatatgatCCATCCGAAGTTTGAATGTgaagagatttgtttgtttattaatcaatcatatgactcaacccataaatgaccatctcattcaaataaacgttcaacgattgtttttgtttactttgaatgtgagtctttccgtgtccaaacataaaattatttatgatgattaatggaacataatgccattaagttccagcctttgaaaggactttaaaacaaacataattaccctacaattaatgtagcaaaactttgcttcatttcccacttgtaggtcaataaccagacttagctcctgGAATTTGAGTTCCTAACgaaagttagaacctcaagcggtaatctaataccatacgagtttattttctaagtcgcttctctttaacataaacttcaaggtagaagtATAATTTcttaattcatttcttttgttcccgtttcctatcctttctagcaccttttcttatagtccaaaagattttactctttgcttgatcttcttactttgttacgtttacaaagtccctttcttttatttactttgaatgaccacatcgaattagtctagttcattattgaatcaaaagaaaattggttacctaaaagaatagggttgacccacaaaacccaccccacgcccgcgaacccaAGGCCCACGCCCCGAGGCCCGAGCTCGGCCCGGCCCGCCGCGCGCGTGTGTAATATGTGTCCACCCAcaccactctcacactttcttaaacaagagttacacccattccccaattaataaacaaggagaatatgaagagttttttccatgtgggactcTCAGCTCTTATTTTTCActctttttttcctttgtgtttcccaatgagaatttacaACATAGTGTGGAATCTTCATTGGACTTATAAGTGAAACGAACTCTCCTCATTAGGTTGCCGGATTCATTTCATAATTCTCAAAAGTTATAGTGGACCGATATCTTCTCTACCTTATTGAGTTGCCCATACACATTTCATATTTCTCTGAAAATTTAACATTGTATAAATGCTCAAGTTTGTTAGGCCTTtcatacactacaagaaattgtaccattaacgacggaaaatctcTTCGCTAAATgccaataatcattgattaacgacgagattttctgtcgcgaacccgtcataagaGGGGACCgtcattaatggaaaatctcgtcgttaacccgtagtaaaagacatttgcaacggttgttcccgtctttgtttggttgttattaggttgtcattaaagatacaaattcttgtagtgataatTGGGCATTTATAGCTAAGCCACTAGTTAAGGGACGACCTTTATAGGATGTTCATTCCTAGTGAAGACTGTAATACCTTGTAGTGTGCTATAAATTCTAAGGACACTCACATGTGAAAGGGAGTGTTGAAACCCAATCTTACACACATGTGCATGAGTTGTTCTACATTGGAGAAATATGAGAGAAAATATCATCTTATAAACTTGTGAAGTTACtaaaaaatattaccaattggTTTTAGTGTGAAACCTCCATTGAATTTATACGTGGACCGAACTCTCATTCTTCTTATTAGATTACCCATGTCCATTTCATATTTCTCTGAAAGTTAACTAATGTGACCTTTGAAAGTTGAGAGCTAAACTGAAAATTAGGGCAAAATTTAGAAACCGTTAATATTCGTTACTCCGTAATtaagaaacggaggtagtacgaaCTTACGATGTTCATCGCCACGCGGCCCACTAAAAACTTTAGGAGTTGCCGTGAGTATTTGAAATGTAGAGAGTTTGGCGTGACTGTTTGAAATATAGTGATAGTAGTGACTCACCCGACTTTTACCAACAAGATTAATATCACAATATAAAGTTGTGTTATTTTACATACTTATATTCTTTACCAAATATTTTATATCCAGATATTTACAACCGaattccaccataaatcagTGTATGACAAATGTCACCATTCTATTAAACGTAACTTTTacaaaaacatgtttgcaaaAATAATCCTATGATTGGTTTGGAAGGAATGCAACTTTAAGTAAACAACTCTCTCTAAGAAAGCTTTATTATTTCAGCTCGagctataaatagcagcttccTGCCTATCTTACTTACCACAGTTACCATAATTACtaatctctttctctctctagctttcTCTTACTAGCTAGCTAATTTAAACTCCTTGTAATTTGTTCACTCACTATCTATCACTATTTAAATTAGAAAAGAAGTTCAAATTGAGCTAAACAAAATGGCATTAACACCAACTCAACTCCATCAATTAACCTTCATATTTGGCATACTTGGAAACATTGTTTCCTTTGGTGTCTTCTTGGCTCCATTGTAAGTTTTCCTCCTTTACTTCCTCAGCTAATTTCTATGTAACTCGCTCCTGCCCTATGAATTTATTAGTCACGTACGTTAATGGTGTAATTAACCTGAAAGAATCATGACGGacagacggagggagtatatagtcGATCTTAATTTGATTGTGTACGTACGTAGTGTTGttaaatatatataattgaattataatattaattgtGGTAATGGTATGATAATATGTAGGCCAACATTTTGGAGGATATTCAAGAAGAAATCAACATTAGGGTTTCAATCAATACCTTATTCGGTTGCACTATTTAGTTCAATGCTATTGTTGTACTATGCATTCTTGAAGGAAACCAATGGAACAATGATTCTTACCATTAATACCATTGGTTGCGTAATCGAAGGAACATATCTCATTATCTACCTCATTTATGCTACTAAAGAAGCCAGGATTTATACAACCAAATTGGTGGGACTTTTCAATGTAGGAGTTTTTGGGCTCATAGTACTTACAACTATGTTGTTCGTTAAAGGGATGGATAAACACACGATGTTTTCAAAAGGCGGTATGCGTGTAAACATTGTTGGATGGATTTCTGGCATCTTCTCCGTTTGTGTCTTTGCTGCTCCTCTTAGCGTTATGGTAAGAAACTTTACTTATTCATCatctcaaaaataaaaataaaataaaaaaatgcatgttaaattaatatttcttactacaaaattaattaattttacatGTTTATTGATATATTTGTTTTGGGTTGTAATTGCAGAGGCTGGTAATAAAAACAAAGAGTGTAGAATTCATGCCGTTTGGGCTATCATTCTCGCTTACACTTTGTGCGATCATATGGTTCTTTTACGGTTTCCTCATTAAGGACTTCTACATTGCGGTAAGTTAATTACTAAACCAAAAACAAACATTAATTAATACGATCGATTAATTATTGAATGTAATTTGGTGCTAATTATATATacatgttattatttatttgcaGTTGCCAAACATCCTTGGATTCGCGTTCGGAATAGCTCAGATGATATTGTACGTAATTTACAATCATTTatcaaagaagaagaaaaacaacaacaacaataatggtGATGATCTCATGATAAAAGAAGTCGATATCATGCAACTTCAAGAGTTATCTATTAATATAAAACATGGAAATGTTGAGAAAATTGAGCAAGATTCTACAACTTTGGATCAACAAAACAAGCCAGCTGAGGTTATTGAAATTAATGTAGAAGAAATGGTTAAAGtgaacaataataatattattgttaacgAGGTTGATGGGAAACCGGCCAATGGCGATGTGCCACGTGGAGATAATGCATGCTAATTAAGTATCTTGTACATCCACATGACTCCGTATATACGCTAGGTCCATGGTGAAGGATGAATTTGATGTtgccaaaacaaagaaaagtaTGGTGGTTCCATTAATTAAATGGAAATTTTAGGggtcaaaagaaaagaaaaagagttgACATGGATGTTTAATGTTTTAGAAGGCTAGAATTTTTTATCTTATGTAAATTCTCCAAAATGACTAGATTTATTTCACGTATTTCTAGtggtaaatattaattttatgttGTTCTAGTGTATCACGTCTAACTCAGATGTATGGAATAATCACTTTtcattaataatattattgttaacgAGGTTGATGGGAAACCGGCCATTGGAGATGTGCCACGTGGAGATAATGCATGCTAATTAAGTAGGTGTGATGGAAGATagtgaaaaaatattttaattgaatgtgaGACCATAATTTTGGGTAGTTGAAAGAGAGAATTAATAaaatactagattagatcccgtgcacgcacgaattttgataattttttttcataaaatatttaactgattaTCTCCCAAACTATTGCATACTTATAACagttttaacatactcgtttaaatttattcatctaatgtgcatatttaaaatgctaatatggcaAAATATTGGgtgatatatttttcattattaatataacgatttgactaaaatattaccaatttagaataattataattacgtcgtatctattattccagtatttaaaaactaaattttgtttccatacataaatattttataaaaaaaggtagagaataaaaataaaataaaacaaatatttttttttggaaaagtgaTTTTTGGTGGGAAAAAACCCCACCagaaattgacacgtgtcaatcttggtatctcttttagtatatagtaatagattagtGGTTTCATGCCATAAAAGAAAATGTGACAATTAAATTGGGACGGACGTAAATGGATAATGTGATAATTAAATTAGAACGgaggaaataatttttttcattgTTTGTTCTTGTTTTTACCTAGTTACGttctatattttttatttcttacAACAAATGTTATAAATGTCCGCTTTTATGAAGGGTTTTGACTCATCTCCACAATAAATTTgaagtattgtaatttcttcaTCCCCGTCTGAAAAGTCTGGAATCTCATTGTGGGGGGATCGAAAAAGTCTGTACCCGCCCTTTTTGTAGGGGCAAGGCGCTTGATTTCCCTCGTTATGTTGGAATGGCATTTGCAATTAAGGAAATGACTTTTTCTGCCTTAAATGGTGTATGGAGCCGCCATATAGTTTTATCCATGTCGGAGAAATCTAACAAAacacaatatttacaatataaGAGTAGCAACATATGATTACATCCGAAAAGGCTCAAATATTTGATCACAATAGCAATTGGTTCCTTTGTGATCTAGATTGGAGACGCCCCAACATATACATGCATGTGGATATAAATTGGGTTCGATCGGGGTTAAAGTTTATAGTACGGGGAGTGTCATACCACCCCTTAGTGGTCTTTACTAGCCTGAAACTTTGTGTAACAAATTAATGCAAGGACAAGCGTTATTTGTATTACTACTGAGTTAATgttaatgcaaaaataatatataCCAAATAATATGTCGAAATGATGATTTAGCTTGCTTTAAGGTGCTTAACAAAATATTCCGAATTGTCTAGAAGCATCTTATTAGGAGTGATCGAATAGATTATTATTTGAGTAGTTTATAAAGGGTGATAAAGCGGGTAAATAGTACGAAGTATAAATTTCACATTGCAACACAATATTAGAATTATGTCGCGGTTCTCAAAATCTTACCATTGTCTTTGCATGGACCTCATTTTAACCTTTAAATACCTGTGTTCCTAAATGACAAATTCATGTTCTTGATTCGATACCTCCAAAGTATCCTTACTGTTATCCTTAAGCGAGAATCTATTCTGAAAACTTTAGGAGATGGAGTTTGTGTAAGAATCTAACAAATCATACCAAATTTGATTCATATTGCCACCTCATCaattaaatattaaaattacATTATAACCACTCTCAGCTCctagcactacaagaaattgtactattaacgacgggaaatcccgtcgcgaaaggccaataatcgtttattaacgacgggatttcctgtcgcgaacccgtcataaaagggggccgttgttaatagaaatcccgtcgtaaatccgtcgtaaaagacatttacgacggttattcccgtcattgtttcgttgttagccccgtcgcaaaagccttttgcgacgggatttttgacccgtcgtaattaggttgtcgttaaagatacaaattcttgtagtgtaggGCCGACACTGATGAAGAACGGACATTTTCCCGTGTCAAATGGAGCGTTTCGGTGTCAACGACGTTGTGCTTAATGCCTAGCTAAGAGAACAACCATAATCTATGAATTTCACTTTCCTTTGGGGTACATGTTTAGAACAAGTCAAAGAACATACAAGATAGGTTAACAAAAGTCCGCATAACATGCTCATAAACTCA
This Spinacia oleracea cultivar Varoflay chromosome 6, BTI_SOV_V1, whole genome shotgun sequence DNA region includes the following protein-coding sequences:
- the LOC110791322 gene encoding bidirectional sugar transporter SWEET9 is translated as MALTPTQLHQLTFIFGILGNIVSFGVFLAPLPTFWRIFKKKSTLGFQSIPYSVALFSSMLLLYYAFLKETNGTMILTINTIGCVIEGTYLIIYLIYATKEARIYTTKLVGLFNVGVFGLIVLTTMLFVKGMDKHTMFSKGGMRVNIVGWISGIFSVCVFAAPLSVMRLVIKTKSVEFMPFGLSFSLTLCAIIWFFYGFLIKDFYIALPNILGFAFGIAQMILYVIYNHLSKKKKNNNNNNGDDLMIKEVDIMQLQELSINIKHGNVEKIEQDSTTLDQQNKPAEVIEINVEEMVKVNNNNIIVNEVDGKPANGDVPRGDNAC